TCGGATACGATTGGCTGGGGCTCGTGTTTATCTTCCTCGGTGGGCGGGGTTCCGGCAGCAGACTCCGAGCCGTCGGCCCCCCCGGCTTTGACAGCTGAGATGTCGGGTCTAGGCAGCGGCCATGTACATGACCTCGGTCTGCTCTGCGGCTCAAAATCTGGGTCAATCGGGGGTACGTTTTCTTCCTCCATTGTGCGATGCAATCCAGATAATTTCAGAGAAAGGTTGGACTTCAAAGAACTAGTTTTGACGCGAAATCGTTTGAAACACGACTCAATAGAACGGACGATGAAAAGTAAGAGCACGACTATTTataacaaaagtaaaacaatcTGTTTTAGAGTCGTCTTATTCCTTAATATATTACGCTACAGTATAAATTATCAAGACTAAATTTAACCGAGACTGTCTGGAGCGTAACGGAGCACATTCGTAATAATCTGAACACACCAATATAGCGTCAGTTAATCCTCAGATTGGAGATTAAAGGGGCCAAATAATCTCCTTAATAGTAACTAACATAAACCTTCTGATTTACATAGAGCAAACGAGGATGGAAGGGGGGTCTCTTTGTTTAATGGAGAAAGAACAAAGGAAATCCAATGCGCATCAAAACAGCTGGACTGTCACGAGCAACTACTGAGAGAAAGCACGGGAAACGAGGACGCGCTGGAGTGTCAAGGGATGTCCTGTGAACTTTTCGTGGATAATTAAACGCTcttttacagagaaaaaaaatctaattgagGCAGTTAAGTAGGTGAAATCGCGAAACCAATCATAACACGCGCTGTAATTGCTAAAATAACCACCTCCCTCTGGTTCCTATTATAGCAGCGAATGGCTGATTGGCTTTCGCAATTAGACtgtaggcaaaaaaaaatacgcGCAAACTCTACCAAAAGCGATAAACCAATTTAATAGGAGCGCATCAAGTCGTACACTAGCCTTCTTGTAAACTGAGCGTGTTTCTGTGCTGTAAGAATACTGTCCTTGTAAACGAATTCAAGTGAATGGGAATTACTTGTCGGAGCTGCCTGTCAAAGTCAACAAAGTCACGTTATTTAATCAATCGGGATCCAttatgaagttaaaaaaaccGAAGCGCAAGGTTTAAAAACGAATGAAGCGCATGCCAACTCAAGCGCGATTGTTAGATCGCCAAAACAAGCCGTGGGTAAAACTTAATTCATAACGATCAAagtgtaacatttaaaaaaaatgaaataaaaataaacaagacgACGTATTACGGGAGTGCTCGATCGCAACGGGTGGTTTTACCATACAATTAAAATCCGTGTTATTGTCGCTCAAGTTTGCACGGTCCTCCACGCTGTGTGCTGGCGCGTGTCACCATCTGCCATGTTCCTCGAGACGCAGCTACACACGATGCTCGCGCCGAACGAATCCGTTCCGTGGAAGGCTCCCCGTGTCCCGCTACGTTCGACGCGTTCTCCGAAAACGGCAAAAAATCCGCCGCCCGTCCGCTCCTCGAACTCGTTCGCCGGCCGATCGGCCTCTCCGGGGCAAAACTCGAAAGCGTAGTTTTACTACCGAGAGAGTGAACTAGATGGCCACCTAGTTAGCCAACTCCAGTTTTTATGAGTTAATATCCCTCCGGTAAAAGTCGAAGAAACCCGCTTCTCTCCGACAACTTGGCGGTCCGCTGAAGTTACCGCGAAGTCGCTTCTCTTCTGCTGTTAATGGAGACGGGCAAACGGCTATTCCTCGTAGatctttcttgttttgttttgttttgttttgactcGAGGCGAAGACTCCCTTCTGACGTCTGTTTACCACTGCCAGACAACGCGGCGTGCGCATGCGTCAAGAGGATTGATGGGAATTGCAGTCAGTCATGTGATAGGTTGCGCGCCGTAAACACGACCGGAGGGAACCGGGATCCCGAAAAAAGACCGAGCGCGCAAAATGTTATGTAATAGTTGCTAAAGATGCGTGCGTGTGAGGGAGTCCTGGCCGGGGCGAGACGGTTTGGTCGTTTTAGGGTTTCTAGATTGTTACGAAAGGGGGCGAGGATCCCTAATCCCTAAAGTGTCTCCAATGAAGGAATGCTTTCTGCGCTGTCACCTGACCTCATGCTGTCCGCGCGATGAAATTGCAATCTCGTTTTTTAATTAAGATCAAGTGGATGAAATCTATTTTTGCGTCAGGAGAGGTTTACGCCAGATTGTCGCTGTAACGAAGAGTCGTCATTATCTGAAAGTTATCTGTAGTTTTTACATGCAATTCAAATTTATACGTTAATCGTGCACGCCTCCTCGTGTATCCTCGTGTGAATTCAGTCACTTAAAACCGAATGTCACACCGTAAGTGCATCTTTCTAGATCAGCTGTTGCTCGTATgcaagtttttttgtgtgtctgtgtctcgaTATGGATCAGCCACGAGAACTACAATACCCACAGGACCTTCCAAGTCATTACCCCTTTTCCCAGAATTGCGGTGGGCGGTAGAGGACACGAAGTATGATGCAACTCTTCAGCCTTCAGTGATACTAGTCAAAGTCAAAGTGGAATAAATTGCTTCACAATTTTACCCATTACCCAACAGTATTACAGTCACTTTCGATGtataaaaatgtccaaaacaaataaaagtattgcTTAATAAAGTTGGTCATTTGTTGCCTGGTTTTTAATAGTttcactgaatgttttttttttttttaaatatggtttGTGTTGAATGTGttctgaactaaaaaaaaaaaaaaaaaacgtttaaaaactATGCTAAAACTAAGCGAATCAACATTAGCATAAATATACATCgtgaaaacacattatataaGTGAAGGTAATATCGTTATCACTCGAAACAATGTACAACTGTAATATTCTTGCGGATGTTAATGATATCgtaacaagaaaataaaacatctgcGTCAATAACTCGCGATTAGTGTACCGTTATTTGTGGCAGCGATTTATTGTAAACAAGTGTCCTCACAACGAAATTAATATTCGGGTGATAGACAGtgatgtgttaaaaaaatgctactGTGATTAAACTACGTAATATTGATATTTAGCAATATGTGAATATTTAGCAAAGTTACAGCAGCCaagaaataatgaatgaaaaaataaataatactgattGTTGTGTGTGGCTGCCAGCACTGGGGGGCGCTGTGACATTTCTGACGCCAAAAAAATCGTCGCTCTGATTGGTCGAGGACCGAGCGCTTCGTCCAATGACCAGGATGTCCCCGTTTTCAAATCGACTCGGAGATATCAAACACTCGGCCTGTTTAGAGATCTGgtaagatgatgatgataatgctTCCTAAAGATTAtgatctgtttatttatttatttatttttttagaatttgaaTCAAGTTTGCCTGTTCCTTTTCGGACGTTGCTTATTACTGTTATTCCATGTCAACGGTTAGATTTGTGTTACCATAGCAAAACATTGCCTGCAGTACAAAGTTAGTTTCTTCTAGTGTTAGTAGCATCCTGTTATGTAAGATTACTCATCCTTAACTATTATCAGATACGTTTATGTAATGTGGTAGTGTTTAAATTTAGACCGGTGTTCAAGGAATTCAACCTGGTGCTTccttttgttgtaaatatgtcaTCCTTTGTGAAATGTGTGATTGTCAGTAAGTAGGTTTCAGGAAGCTACATACCCATTCACAGATTTTTATTCGTTTCAGAGACCCGCCTGCTATTGAAATGGAGAGCTTTCTAAGGTGGAAGCTTGCCCAGGCCAGTGGCAACATATTGAGCGGATCTTCTCTTCAAAAACCTGTTTCCTCTTACCAGCCTAACAAATTGCCGGATCTGTGTTCTAGTTTCTATTCAATTGCAGATGAACCTTTTCCTCAAGTGTCTGGATTTCTTGATGACACCGTCGGCCCTTCGTTTCTTTCAAATGAAACAGGAACTGTGTTGAATTCCCCTGCTTGCACGCCATCGGAaaatcaagcaaaaaataaGGAAGAAGGAGTTTTAGCACCAAGAAAAGAAGCTAACAATGACTCTGGCCTTAATTGCTCTCTTGGAGCGCACTGTCAGTCGGCAAAAGGAAGCACATCTACTAGATCGCCACAGAATGAGAAAGACATTACTACTGCAACGGCGGGTAAAGCAGATGGCGACTGCATTGATGCCACAGTATCCACTACATCTTTAGAGAAATCTGATTTAATTAGTGTAGAGTTGAAGAACAGCACTTTTGATGTGTCCCAAGACTCGAAAGAACGCTCTGACGCTGGAATTAATGCAACTGTCGAGCTACACAACATCAGAGAGAAGAACAGCACTTTTGAGTCTCAAGAGCCTAGACTCAATTTAACAGTGGATATTGATGTACTCAATACAAAGACTGAGTCAGGAAACACCACTGTTGAACTGGTCCAGTCACATGACCCTAAAGAAGGACCTGACACTGGGGTTAATACAACCGTGGATATTTCTAATCTAGGCGGCGCACAATCTAAAACTAATTCATGTATTGATAGCACTGTACCATTAAACACTACCACAGAACAGCCAAATGAAAAGCTCGAAGGAATTACAGACATTCAGCCACAAAAGAAACTGGATAGTAGTTTTAATTCTACTGAGgctgaaacaataaaaaacacagaagaagcTAACTTAAAAGCCAATGTAACCGTTGATATTGTGGAGCAAACAGCCAGTGCTCCTCTTCAACCCTCTGGTGAGGTTGAACAGTCAGACATGGCTCCTATAGAACAAGCTGAGACGATTAAATGTAATACAACCACTGATCTAACTCCTCCAGAAGTTCTGGTTTTGAAGGGCACCACTGATGAAATAATGCCCTCGAGCACAGAGTTAGCTGACCAGGTTAATGATGCTTCTGAGTCTGTAGGTGTCACTAAAACAGCCTCTAACAGCAGAGACGCAGAAGTTGAGATAAGCACCACAGCTTTTGTTTGTTCTGTCAACGCGCCTGATGAAGCTCCTGATGACGCTCCTGATGACGTTCGTGAGTTTAAAGCGGAGGATCATCACAAAAAACCCTCAAGTCCTGGATTGACAGATGCTGAGTCTATTCCTTCTTCCGATATGGGAAATATCAGCAgaaacagtattttttgtttagatGATACTTTGGACATGAAGACTAGCTTCCTGGTTACATCCACGCCTATCGTTTTTGGCAAAGAATCCAGGTTTGAGATAATGAGAGAC
The genomic region above belongs to Puntigrus tetrazona isolate hp1 chromosome 14, ASM1883169v1, whole genome shotgun sequence and contains:
- the si:ch211-126c2.4 gene encoding uncharacterized protein si:ch211-126c2.4, producing MESFLRWKLAQASGNILSGSSLQKPVSSYQPNKLPDLCSSFYSIADEPFPQVSGFLDDTVGPSFLSNETGTVLNSPACTPSENQAKNKEEGVLAPRKEANNDSGLNCSLGAHCQSAKGSTSTRSPQNEKDITTATAGKADGDCIDATVSTTSLEKSDLISVELKNSTFDVSQDSKERSDAGINATVELHNIREKNSTFESQEPRLNLTVDIDVLNTKTESGNTTVELVQSHDPKEGPDTGVNTTVDISNLGGAQSKTNSCIDSTVPLNTTTEQPNEKLEGITDIQPQKKLDSSFNSTEAETIKNTEEANLKANVTVDIVEQTASAPLQPSGEVEQSDMAPIEQAETIKCNTTTDLTPPEVLVLKGTTDEIMPSSTELADQVNDASESVGVTKTASNSRDAEVEISTTAFVCSVNAPDEAPDDAPDDVREFKAEDHHKKPSSPGLTDAESIPSSDMGNISRNSIFCLDDTLDMKTSFLVTSTPIVFGKESRFEIMRDVKPRKRLSVINSMEAQSNDELVCASNHDGTDAAQATESSSQDQKVSATCTLSHGTSEPANENKPTTKLPIKRQLPQLSSKLSYPKSSLPPRPQLSVNSLVTVKPKTLPGPPALHQPDASSTTLPANRKMVQMTKGKNIVPVKSIASTSTVKTSMVSAVTGCNFAAVAKPSSSGVQQIKPSGLPPPTRKRLALKTPQTTRPTVEPGQTQHSNKSTGLTGMRTRSSLLPSVGQKHLNNEGLPSAKRKRTAPALSTVESDAVHAAEGAHEPGCINCLQHQEKLERLIQELRGLHSECKNWGPLHEKLEMCIEELKRI